A portion of the Tepidanaerobacter syntrophicus genome contains these proteins:
- a CDS encoding DUF4312 family protein, translating into MENLKAKSENQLKEIVKEFNISGRGKSETLAIQNAFTNLRKEVYASIDGCIVFMEPEAFRIDKMTIKEREEKFLWVFMPKIKREYLVKSTIQVRIRYIDYKEDSVEVIRDGKKRLINRLQENSL; encoded by the coding sequence ATGGAAAATCTAAAGGCAAAAAGTGAAAATCAGTTAAAAGAAATAGTAAAAGAGTTTAATATCTCGGGAAGAGGCAAAAGCGAAACTCTTGCGATTCAAAACGCCTTTACAAATCTAAGAAAAGAAGTATATGCATCAATAGATGGGTGTATTGTATTTATGGAACCCGAAGCATTTCGCATTGACAAAATGACAATAAAAGAAAGGGAAGAAAAATTTCTTTGGGTTTTTATGCCAAAGATAAAAAGGGAATATCTAGTTAAATCAACTATTCAAGTTCGGATTAGATATATAGATTACAAAGAAGATAGTGTTGAGGTAATTCGAGATGGTAAGAAAAGGTTAATTAATCGCCTTCAAGAAAATAGTCTATAA
- a CDS encoding DUF4311 domain-containing protein: protein MLVIIIKSIIIGALAGAAVSAGAARMFFAPEVQSMGSFRTIGELNACKGDPITHFSFGLGFLFNSAASVVGAGALTQDVLHRVVPNWAEALLLLKNPKAEETMYNPTAMAISGSIVGAVVVTFLNTIASAIPESMSMVAQKILGPASNLMINPVMPIIFWIAALDAGKTTGIFGTIFGGLAHMIMGNAVPGVVLGILIGKSFEENENQSSNWALLLIVIALFAVIAYFRGFYANLLKFF, encoded by the coding sequence ATGTTAGTCATTATTATTAAATCAATCATAATCGGAGCTTTGGCTGGCGCTGCGGTATCAGCTGGCGCTGCAAGAATGTTCTTTGCTCCGGAAGTTCAGTCTATGGGGTCGTTCCGAACCATCGGAGAACTTAACGCATGCAAAGGAGATCCGATTACGCATTTTTCTTTTGGTCTTGGTTTTCTTTTTAACTCTGCAGCTTCTGTTGTCGGAGCAGGCGCCTTGACGCAAGATGTGCTGCACAGAGTAGTGCCAAACTGGGCAGAAGCTCTACTGCTGCTTAAAAATCCAAAAGCGGAAGAGACCATGTATAATCCTACTGCCATGGCAATTAGCGGTAGCATAGTAGGCGCCGTTGTAGTGACGTTTTTGAATACCATTGCATCTGCCATTCCAGAATCTATGTCGATGGTTGCCCAAAAGATATTAGGACCTGCATCAAATTTAATGATAAATCCTGTAATGCCGATAATATTTTGGATTGCTGCACTTGATGCAGGTAAAACTACCGGGATTTTCGGAACTATATTTGGTGGATTAGCGCATATGATAATGGGCAATGCTGTGCCCGGCGTTGTGCTTGGCATCTTAATCGGCAAATCTTTTGAAGAAAATGAAAACCAAAGTTCTAACTGGGCATTATTACTAATAGTTATTGCGCTGTTTGCGGTTATTGCGTATTTCCGTGGATTTTATGCTAATCTTTTAAAGTTTTTTTAA